CCACGGCCGCCTCGCGGCAGTCTTCCGCCCCCTGATAGACGCAGTCCTTGACTGTTTTGCCCAAGGAACCCTGGCACTTCACGAAGGCTATCTGCGGCTCCGCCGATTCTGCGGCCACGCCCATGATATCGGCGATCTTCGCCGCGACCTCGGGGCCCGCGGCGGCGCAGAGGGTGAGCTTTGCCGCGCCGGAGGCGCAGGCCTCCGCGTAGCCGTCACATCCGGGGAAACCGCATCCGCCGCAGTTCGCGCCCGGCAGCAGCGCGCGGATATCGGCCTGGCGCTGGTCGACTTCAACGTAGAATTTTTTTGAGGCGAAGGCGAGGAGGCTGCCAAAGACGACTCCAAGGCCTCCCATTACAAGCGCGGGATAGATCATTCCATTCATTTTAAGCGTCCCTCCCTATTTGATGAGCCCGGTAAAGCCCATGAAGGCGATCGACATGAGTCCAGCCGTCACAAGGGCGATCGGCAGCCCGCGCAGGCAACGCGGCATCTCCGTGCTCATCTCAATGCGCTCGCGGATTCCGGCCATGAGGACGATCGCAAGCAGGAAGCCGGCCGAGGAGCCGAGGGCGTTGACGATCGACTCGACGAGCGTGTACTTTTCGTTCATATTGATGACCGCGACGCCGAGAACGGCGCAGTTTGTCGTGATCAGCGGCAGGAAGATGCCGAGCGATTTGTAAAGGGCCGGCATCACCTTTTTGAGCACGATCTCAACGAACTGCACGAGAGCCGCGATGATGAGGATGAACGAGAGTGTGTAAAGATACTCCAGTCCAAGCGGCACAAGGATAAATGTGTAGGCGAGCGAGGTCATGATCGCCGCGAAGGTGGTAACGAAGATGACGGCGACTCCCATGCCCTTGGCCGTCTCAAGCTGGCTTGAAACGCCGAGGAATGGGCAGCAGCCGAGGAACCTCGCCAGCAGTATGTTGTTTACGAATATCGCGCTGATGAAGAGAGCCAGAAGCGACATTATTTACCAGCCTCCTTTTGCGGAGACGAACCGGCGGGCGAGGCCGGAGCCGTCTCTTTGGCGCAGACGACGGAAGAGTTGCCGCCGCCGCAGATATTCTTCAAAGCGCATCCGCTGCAGGCCGAGAGCTGTTCCCAGCCGTCGTATGAGGAGATAGCACCGCCATTTTCCCTCTCCTCTTTCTTGATCTGCCTGTTGCGGAAGAGTCCCATCAGTATCCCGAAGGTGATAAAACCGCCGGGGGCCAGGATCGCGAGCAGCGCCGGCTGGTAGAAGGAGGAGGAAAGGATCGTCGCCCCAAATACCGTGCCGTTGCCGATAAGTTCGCGGATAGAGCCGATCAGGACCAACGCCAGCGTAAAGCCCAGTCCCATGCCGATGCCGTCGAAGAGCGACGCTACGACGCCGTTTTTGAAGGCGAAGGCCTCGGCGCGCGCGAGGATTATGCAGTTGACGACGATCAGGGGGATGAAAATCCCCAGCGATTTGTTGAGCGCCGGCGCGTAGGCCGAGATGAGCAGCTGTACGACGGTAACGAATCCCGCGATGACGACGATGAAGGCCGGGATACGGATCTCGTCGGGGATGAATTTGCGTATCGCCGACACCGCGATATTGGAGCCCATGAGGACCGCCGTCGCGGCCAGCCCCATACCAAGCCCGTTGACGGCGCTTGAGGTTACCGCAAGCGTCGGACAGAGCCCGAGAACGAGCACGAATGTCGGGTTTTCGGTCAGTATGCCGTTTTTAAGCAGTTTGAGAGGATTTATCATCAGTTGGCCTCCTCGCTTGTTTTGGAATCGGAAGCCGCTCCGCCGGTCATATCCGCCTGAGCGCCGCCGCTGAAGTCAGCTTTCCAGTAGGCAAGCGCTTCGTTGACCCCGGCGACTACCGCGCTGGAGGTAATCGTTGCTCCCGAGATTGCCTGGATCTGGTCCTCCACCTCGGCGGGAGTCTTTGTTACGAAGAGCTTTTCGATCA
Above is a window of Cloacibacillus sp. DNA encoding:
- a CDS encoding electron transport complex subunit E, with translation MINPLKLLKNGILTENPTFVLVLGLCPTLAVTSSAVNGLGMGLAATAVLMGSNIAVSAIRKFIPDEIRIPAFIVVIAGFVTVVQLLISAYAPALNKSLGIFIPLIVVNCIILARAEAFAFKNGVVASLFDGIGMGLGFTLALVLIGSIRELIGNGTVFGATILSSSFYQPALLAILAPGGFITFGILMGLFRNRQIKKEERENGGAISSYDGWEQLSACSGCALKNICGGGNSSVVCAKETAPASPAGSSPQKEAGK
- a CDS encoding RnfABCDGE type electron transport complex subunit A, with the translated sequence MSLLALFISAIFVNNILLARFLGCCPFLGVSSQLETAKGMGVAVIFVTTFAAIMTSLAYTFILVPLGLEYLYTLSFILIIAALVQFVEIVLKKVMPALYKSLGIFLPLITTNCAVLGVAVINMNEKYTLVESIVNALGSSAGFLLAIVLMAGIRERIEMSTEMPRCLRGLPIALVTAGLMSIAFMGFTGLIK